The sequence below is a genomic window from Microbacterium sp. SORGH_AS_0888.
GAGTGAAGAAGCGACCGCCTGCCACTGATACATCACAGGCGAGGCCCAGATCGCGCACATGACGATGATCTCTACGAAGCTTTGCGCATCGCGGAACGTCACGTTGATCGATCCGAAGAGCAGCCCCAGGCCGGTGGCGAGCAAAGCGACGATCACAAGGGCGAGCAAGAGCGCGCCGATGCCCGCGACGCTCGGTGTCCAGCCGAGTGCGATCGCGATCACCAGGA
It includes:
- a CDS encoding ABC transporter permease is translated as LVIAIALGWTPSVAGIGALLLALVIVALLATGLGLLFGSINVTFRDAQSFVEIIVMCAIWASPVMYQWQAVASSLPSWAFVVYRLNPLTVAVELFHRGAWEPLTSDRMEPIPDLWTFAGIAVIVSLLVLLLGQTVFRRLEGRFAQDL